One stretch of Clostridia bacterium DNA includes these proteins:
- a CDS encoding ABC transporter substrate-binding protein: MKMLLLVLSVLLVVTTGCRQERFEPHANKRINTVNPAALRVGLVHQIESLDPVKIKHFGEMQVARAIYETLFALEPDTGRLVPLLAEQWEVSPEGHSYLIRLRQGIKFHSGRELTAEDVKFSWQRVLALGEPVDLANAFLSVAGAIEFASGRALHVTGLEVTDPYTLRINLTKPDNRFLQVLAHPGAAVVDMKVVELVGEYYGEPGDYQSPVVALAGTGPFALVEWIGGVQVTLQAFDQYHGEAPQSKRLEFIQYPDLEMLSADFEAEYLDLALLPNDLYRKYFASPAQTVVLPGSDLYYLGFNTGREPFSRLALREAISRCLDRHVLAQIFQGEPLSGLLPRSLMEGRPSRTGYSYQPGAGAVVLPGDEPVPGLTLTHREGEPWASIAAEVKTQLERCGFTVHLQGLPAAEFQRAVRSGEAGFYLDYWQSSTPWAEFFLASHFASPGLANWGGYTNPVVDDRFFFIDTQADDDSERLESLLEIEQLVQEDYAILSLGSSKTFVAFQEDVQDVVVLPPGLVMWEKCSRLPVR, encoded by the coding sequence ATGAAAATGTTGCTGCTGGTACTCTCGGTCTTACTTGTTGTCACTACCGGCTGCCGGCAGGAAAGATTTGAGCCCCATGCCAATAAGAGAATAAATACGGTGAATCCGGCAGCCCTCCGAGTAGGACTGGTGCATCAGATCGAGAGCTTGGATCCGGTAAAAATCAAGCACTTTGGTGAGATGCAGGTAGCTCGCGCTATCTATGAAACCTTGTTTGCTTTGGAACCTGACACCGGTAGGCTAGTCCCTTTACTGGCGGAGCAGTGGGAGGTGAGTCCTGAAGGGCACTCCTATCTCATCCGCTTGCGTCAAGGCATCAAATTCCACAGCGGCCGGGAATTAACCGCCGAGGACGTGAAGTTTTCCTGGCAAAGAGTGCTGGCCCTAGGAGAGCCGGTGGATTTAGCCAACGCTTTTCTTTCCGTGGCCGGGGCCATTGAATTCGCTTCGGGCCGGGCTTTGCATGTGACGGGGCTGGAAGTAACGGATCCTTACACCTTGAGAATTAACTTGACCAAACCGGACAACCGTTTCTTGCAAGTACTGGCCCACCCGGGGGCGGCGGTGGTGGATATGAAAGTGGTGGAACTGGTGGGTGAGTATTACGGCGAGCCCGGCGACTACCAGTCGCCGGTGGTAGCCCTGGCGGGGACCGGCCCTTTTGCCCTGGTGGAATGGATTGGAGGGGTGCAGGTGACCCTGCAGGCTTTTGACCAGTATCACGGGGAGGCCCCCCAATCCAAGCGACTGGAGTTTATCCAGTATCCGGACTTAGAAATGCTGAGCGCGGATTTTGAAGCGGAATACTTGGATTTGGCCTTGCTGCCTAACGATCTCTACCGGAAGTATTTCGCGTCGCCTGCACAAACCGTGGTCTTGCCGGGTTCGGACCTGTACTATCTCGGTTTTAATACCGGTCGTGAGCCTTTTAGCAGGTTGGCATTGCGGGAAGCCATCAGCCGCTGCCTGGACCGGCACGTACTGGCCCAAATATTTCAGGGAGAACCCCTGTCCGGCCTACTGCCCCGCTCCCTGATGGAGGGCCGGCCGTCCAGAACCGGTTACAGCTATCAACCCGGTGCCGGGGCAGTGGTTTTGCCTGGTGACGAACCGGTACCAGGTCTAACTTTAACGCACCGGGAAGGAGAGCCATGGGCTTCCATCGCCGCGGAAGTGAAAACACAGCTGGAACGATGCGGCTTCACCGTCCACTTGCAGGGCCTGCCTGCAGCTGAGTTTCAAAGGGCGGTACGCAGCGGGGAAGCCGGCTTTTACCTGGATTACTGGCAGAGCTCAACCCCCTGGGCCGAGTTCTTTCTTGCATCTCATTTTGCTTCCCCTGGCCTTGCCAATTGGGGGGGCTACACGAATCCCGTGGTAGACGACCGGTTCTTCTTCATTGATACGCAGGCTGACGATGATAGTGAACGGCTGGAGAGCTTGCTGGAAATTGAGCAGTTAGTTCAGGAGGATTATGCCATCTTGTCCCTGGGGAGCAGCAAGACATTTGTCGCCTTCCAGGAAGATGTGCAAGACGTTGTTGTCCTGCCGCCGGGCTTGGTCATGTGGGAAAAGTGCTCCCGGTTACCAGTCCGTTGA
- a CDS encoding tetraprenyl-beta-curcumene synthase family protein, which produces MKIRHLGHQVLVIKEFVQGVFPLVDEELQKWAALLEHCPCEALRYQALASIRTKRFHAQGGSIYALFPGVEVKPFVRFVVALQTISDYLDNLCDRAGVYEEKAFRQLHLAMQDAVIPAREPCHDYYKFFPYQDDGGYLSALVRECREVITGYLPGYGQVQEDLLRLVNYYIDLQSTKHLSLDVREEMMLNWAARHKPPELTPWEFGAATGSTLGMFMLAAAAFKEDLTAQEVLQIKEAYFPWVTGLHILLDYYIDQEEDREEGDLNFLHYYGDGTTCQQRLILFVEQALAKTAALPEHLFHELVIKGLLAMYLSDPKAVQGDKKGITSRILAAGGYKALIMHRICQKLRASKKL; this is translated from the coding sequence ATGAAAATACGCCATTTAGGGCACCAAGTTTTGGTGATCAAGGAATTCGTACAAGGGGTGTTTCCCCTGGTGGATGAGGAACTGCAAAAATGGGCGGCCCTGTTGGAGCACTGCCCTTGTGAAGCGCTGCGGTACCAGGCTTTGGCCAGTATCCGGACAAAGCGTTTTCACGCCCAGGGAGGCAGCATTTACGCTTTGTTTCCGGGAGTTGAGGTCAAGCCCTTTGTCCGTTTTGTGGTGGCCTTGCAGACCATCAGTGATTACCTGGATAATCTCTGTGACAGGGCCGGCGTCTATGAGGAAAAGGCCTTCCGGCAGCTCCATTTAGCCATGCAGGATGCCGTGATTCCGGCCCGGGAGCCGTGCCATGATTATTACAAGTTTTTTCCCTATCAAGATGACGGAGGCTATCTCAGCGCCCTGGTCCGGGAGTGCCGGGAAGTCATTACTGGGTACCTGCCGGGTTATGGACAGGTTCAGGAGGACTTGTTGCGGCTAGTCAATTACTATATTGATCTGCAGAGTACCAAACATCTCAGTCTGGACGTGCGGGAGGAGATGATGCTTAACTGGGCTGCCAGGCACAAACCGCCCGAACTCACTCCCTGGGAATTTGGGGCTGCCACCGGTTCGACCCTGGGGATGTTTATGCTGGCAGCGGCGGCTTTCAAGGAAGATTTGACAGCCCAGGAGGTCTTACAAATTAAAGAAGCATATTTTCCCTGGGTGACCGGGTTGCACATTCTACTGGATTATTACATTGATCAAGAAGAAGACAGGGAGGAAGGGGACTTGAACTTTCTCCATTACTACGGCGACGGGACTACCTGTCAACAAAGGCTGATTCTGTTTGTGGAGCAAGCTTTAGCTAAAACAGCCGCTTTGCCTGAACACCTTTTTCATGAGTTGGTCATCAAAGGATTGCTGGCGATGTATTTATCCGATCCTAAAGCCGTGCAGGGAGATAAGAAAGGAATTACCAGCCGGATCCTGGCCGCCGGAGGGTACAAGGCTTTGATCATGCACCGGATCTGTCAAAAGCTAAGAGCTTCAAAAAAACTATAA
- a CDS encoding lytic transglycosylase domain-containing protein, with protein MIFFLLSALAAAVLFVPWFWRLLYPLPYRDTVFAQAEAVNIDPYLAMAVIRVESKFRPQAQSVRGARGLMQLMPDTARWVAQQIGEEYHPDLLFDVEYNTKIGCWYLAKLLEDFGGSLPLALAAYNGGPNNVRQWLSEGIWNGEAENLHQIPFPETRDFVEKVMEGYESYRRIYGWYAKLSTKGGFWGIIPNKCF; from the coding sequence ATGATATTCTTTCTGCTGTCCGCCTTGGCAGCGGCAGTATTATTTGTACCATGGTTTTGGCGGTTGTTGTACCCGCTGCCTTACCGGGATACTGTTTTTGCTCAGGCGGAGGCAGTTAACATCGATCCTTACCTGGCCATGGCCGTGATCAGGGTGGAAAGCAAGTTTCGCCCCCAAGCTCAATCGGTCCGGGGGGCCAGGGGATTGATGCAATTGATGCCGGACACTGCCCGGTGGGTGGCCCAGCAAATAGGTGAGGAATATCATCCGGATCTGCTCTTTGATGTGGAGTATAATACAAAAATAGGATGCTGGTACCTGGCCAAATTGCTGGAGGATTTCGGAGGGAGTTTGCCCCTGGCCCTGGCGGCCTATAACGGGGGACCCAACAATGTGAGACAATGGCTCAGTGAAGGGATCTGGAACGGGGAGGCGGAGAACCTGCACCAGATTCCTTTTCCCGAGACCAGGGACTTTGTGGAAAAAGTCATGGAAGGGTACGAATCTTACCGGCGTATTTACGGCTGGTATGCAAAATTATCGACAAAAGGAGGTTTTTGGGGAATAATACCGAATAAGTGTTTTTGA
- a CDS encoding NTP transferase domain-containing protein, protein MRAVILAAGEGKRLRASFDRPKPLIRLCGLSLIERSILSLRACGIKEFVVITGRYRREIETHLGDGKRLGVAVEYLHNPDWALGNGVSAYTFHRAYRPGERFLLVMADHIFEPKVLQDFLAQEQRLAPDQVLLAADRDLEQVFDLEECTKIKMSGDKPERLGKDLKNFSSVDCGLFMGTGTLLDALGAAIDKGAYALTDAVNALAAAGRLKLHFISGRWIDVDDRDSHLQAEKMLLNALIPSKDGFISKNLNRRFSLPITRQLAKTKVTPNQITFLSLVVAAASALAFGLGRPWAGGLLAQFCSILDGVDGEIARLKFLQNKFGALFDAVLDRYADYMIVFGMVYGWYAQAAHPSALVFGVLALTGIPMSMLFKEKYHALTGSTYIPELHDGVLHYLPANRDGRLFLIMLGGIFNQVPLVLILLALITHLQALARLVKARQLMQHHG, encoded by the coding sequence GTGCGAGCGGTGATCCTGGCCGCCGGAGAAGGTAAGAGGCTCAGGGCTAGTTTTGACCGGCCCAAGCCTCTTATCCGTTTATGCGGCTTATCTTTAATCGAAAGAAGCATTCTCTCTTTGCGGGCCTGTGGTATCAAGGAGTTTGTCGTGATCACCGGCCGTTACCGCAGGGAAATCGAAACCCACCTGGGGGACGGGAAGCGGTTAGGCGTAGCCGTCGAGTACTTGCACAACCCGGATTGGGCATTAGGCAACGGTGTCTCCGCCTATACTTTTCACCGGGCCTACCGCCCCGGCGAAAGATTCTTGCTGGTCATGGCAGACCACATTTTCGAGCCAAAGGTGCTGCAGGACTTTTTGGCGCAAGAACAACGCCTGGCGCCGGACCAGGTCCTGCTGGCCGCGGACCGCGATTTGGAGCAGGTCTTTGACTTAGAGGAATGCACCAAAATAAAAATGTCCGGCGACAAGCCGGAAAGGTTGGGAAAAGACCTGAAAAATTTTTCCTCCGTCGATTGCGGCTTGTTTATGGGCACCGGAACCCTGCTCGATGCCCTCGGGGCTGCCATTGATAAGGGAGCATATGCTCTCACCGATGCCGTCAATGCCCTGGCCGCCGCAGGACGGCTAAAACTCCATTTCATCAGCGGCCGCTGGATCGATGTGGATGACAGGGACAGTCACCTGCAAGCGGAAAAAATGCTCCTTAACGCCTTGATACCTTCCAAAGACGGGTTTATTTCCAAAAACCTCAACCGCCGCTTTTCCCTGCCGATTACCCGGCAGCTGGCCAAAACGAAAGTTACCCCCAACCAGATTACCTTCCTTTCCCTGGTAGTGGCGGCAGCCTCGGCACTGGCTTTCGGCCTGGGCCGGCCCTGGGCGGGAGGACTGCTGGCCCAGTTTTGTTCCATTCTGGATGGGGTTGACGGGGAAATTGCCCGGTTGAAGTTCCTTCAAAATAAATTCGGCGCCCTTTTCGACGCCGTGTTGGACCGGTACGCGGATTACATGATTGTGTTCGGCATGGTTTACGGCTGGTATGCCCAAGCAGCCCATCCTTCCGCTTTAGTGTTCGGTGTCTTGGCGCTAACCGGCATCCCCATGTCCATGCTTTTTAAGGAAAAATACCATGCTCTCACGGGCAGCACCTATATACCCGAACTTCACGACGGTGTACTGCATTACCTTCCCGCCAACCGGGACGGGCGGCTGTTCCTGATCATGCTGGGAGGTATTTTCAATCAAGTCCCCCTGGTCTTAATCTTGCTGGCCCTCATCACCCACCTGCAAGCTCTGGCCCGCCTGGTCAAAGCCAGGCAGCTCATGCAGCATCACGGGTAG
- a CDS encoding inositol-3-phosphate synthase, with translation MGKINVAIAGIGNCASALLQGIEMYKHSPENTIGLMHDNLGGYTPGDINIVAAFDIDQRKVGKKLKEAVFAKPNCTTVFYENLPDYPVTVQMGHVLDGVSEHMADYPDDRRFIVADAEPCDVVKVLKESGAEMLINYLPVGSEQAARFYAEACLEAGVGFINAMPVFIASDPAWAKRFQEKGLPLIGDDVKSQVGATIVHRTLTKLFENRGVILDRTYQLNFGGNTDFLNMLNHSRLTSKKKSKTQSVQSELKVSLADDMIHIGPSDYVPWLNDNKICYIRMEGRGFGNVPLTLDVKLSVEDAPNSGGVIIDAIRCMKLALDRGTGGILHSISAYTMKSPPVQYTDTEAKQMVEDFIAGRRER, from the coding sequence ATGGGTAAAATCAATGTCGCTATTGCAGGCATCGGCAATTGTGCCAGCGCTTTACTGCAAGGTATTGAAATGTACAAACACTCACCGGAGAACACCATCGGTTTAATGCATGACAACCTGGGAGGTTACACTCCCGGTGACATTAATATCGTTGCCGCTTTCGATATCGATCAACGAAAGGTCGGCAAGAAACTGAAGGAAGCTGTTTTTGCCAAGCCGAATTGCACCACGGTGTTTTATGAGAACCTTCCGGATTATCCTGTTACCGTCCAGATGGGCCATGTCCTGGACGGGGTCTCGGAACACATGGCCGATTATCCCGATGACCGGCGCTTTATCGTGGCCGACGCGGAACCTTGCGATGTGGTTAAAGTGCTGAAAGAATCCGGCGCCGAAATGCTCATTAACTACCTGCCCGTCGGTTCAGAACAGGCAGCCCGCTTCTACGCAGAAGCCTGTTTGGAAGCCGGTGTAGGATTCATTAACGCCATGCCGGTTTTCATTGCCTCGGATCCCGCCTGGGCGAAAAGATTTCAGGAAAAAGGACTGCCGCTTATCGGCGATGATGTTAAGAGCCAAGTAGGGGCCACCATTGTCCACCGTACCCTGACCAAGTTGTTTGAAAACAGGGGTGTTATCCTAGACCGTACTTACCAATTGAACTTTGGCGGCAACACCGACTTCCTGAACATGCTCAACCACAGCCGGTTAACATCCAAGAAAAAATCGAAAACCCAATCCGTGCAATCTGAGCTGAAAGTCTCCCTGGCAGATGATATGATTCACATCGGTCCCAGCGACTACGTCCCCTGGTTGAACGACAACAAGATCTGCTATATTCGCATGGAAGGCAGGGGCTTCGGCAATGTCCCCCTCACTTTGGATGTGAAGCTATCCGTGGAAGATGCTCCCAATAGCGGGGGGGTCATCATCGATGCCATCCGCTGCATGAAACTGGCCTTAGACCGGGGCACCGGCGGTATCCTCCATTCTATTTCCGCCTACACCATGAAATCTCCTCCGGTACAATACACCGATACGGAGGCCAAACAGATGGTGGAAGATTTCATTGCCGGCAGGAGGGAACGATAG
- a CDS encoding DUF362 domain-containing protein → MHNIWVMYGTRADEMAYRMLEAMGVAEEIKALGVNNPLIGLKPNLVVAQPSHWGATTDPALVAGVIRYLREHGFCRIMIMESSWMGERTEDAFRHCGYMALQQEFDVPLIDLKKDDYEERDINGYKLLVCRQPLQVDYLINLPVLKAHCQTRITCALKNMKGCVPDAEKRRFHRLGLHEPIAYLNKALRPHLTVVDGIIGDLTHEEGGNPVRMGRVIAGRDPVLIDAYVAELLGYEVNDIPYIEMAAALGVGRAELLPGDVLALNRVESQAVEEIEPGFQVDLLRPWFTEKEACSPCVGGLVHALQRLREEGKLPGLPQTIVIGQGYKNRQGDGIGIGTCTGGYSSCLKKCPPTAREIINFLENYLAGR, encoded by the coding sequence ATGCACAACATTTGGGTCATGTACGGAACCCGGGCGGATGAGATGGCGTATCGCATGCTGGAGGCCATGGGCGTGGCGGAAGAGATCAAAGCCCTGGGAGTGAATAACCCTTTGATAGGCCTCAAGCCTAACTTGGTGGTAGCCCAGCCCTCCCACTGGGGAGCCACCACTGACCCGGCATTGGTGGCGGGGGTAATCCGGTATCTCAGAGAGCATGGCTTTTGCCGGATCATGATCATGGAGAGCTCCTGGATGGGGGAACGAACGGAAGACGCTTTTAGACACTGCGGCTATATGGCTTTGCAGCAGGAATTTGACGTACCCCTGATCGATTTAAAAAAGGATGATTATGAGGAAAGAGACATTAATGGGTACAAGCTATTGGTTTGCCGGCAGCCCCTGCAAGTTGACTACTTAATTAATTTGCCGGTGCTGAAAGCGCACTGCCAAACAAGAATCACCTGTGCCCTGAAAAATATGAAAGGGTGTGTCCCTGACGCGGAAAAAAGGCGGTTTCATCGTTTAGGGCTGCATGAACCCATCGCGTATTTAAACAAGGCTTTGCGGCCCCATCTCACCGTGGTGGACGGGATTATCGGTGACTTAACCCATGAAGAAGGGGGAAACCCGGTCCGGATGGGGCGGGTAATTGCAGGCCGGGATCCGGTGTTGATTGATGCTTATGTGGCGGAACTGTTGGGTTACGAGGTGAATGACATCCCTTACATAGAAATGGCCGCCGCGCTGGGGGTGGGGCGTGCCGAACTCCTGCCCGGAGATGTCCTGGCATTAAACCGGGTGGAGAGCCAGGCGGTGGAAGAGATTGAACCCGGCTTTCAGGTAGACCTGCTGCGGCCCTGGTTTACAGAAAAAGAGGCTTGCTCCCCTTGTGTCGGCGGCTTAGTGCATGCCCTTCAGCGGCTCCGGGAAGAGGGAAAGCTGCCGGGTTTGCCTCAAACCATTGTCATTGGACAGGGCTACAAGAACCGGCAGGGCGACGGCATCGGTATCGGAACATGCACCGGGGGTTACAGCTCCTGCCTCAAGAAATGCCCGCCGACAGCCAGGGAAATCATAAATTTCTTGGAAAACTACCTGGCCGGGAGGTGA
- a CDS encoding copper transporter, producing MSMMFDLRYHIASLTAVFLALGLGILVGITVVDDEALVNEQKYLIDRLEEEFRSIRGQNALLRQEIARQQQDKAVLEQFAQTALPYVIKDRLKGKRIAIVQTTGTPLPDGLAANLELAGAEIVSLIDLNTIFRQDDRPLKAIPEGEKDEAPMAIAGPVPEMVEMVWTWLSLPGEAAPEAGSIPLDAVIVLGGTATREDMLCEELDLPLISLLREKGIIVAGVEVSGMPYSYLPHYRKWADITVERVDTVYGQVALIWALMGFPGYYGTSGEAWGLLPPVDDA from the coding sequence GTGAGCATGATGTTTGACCTCCGTTACCACATTGCCTCACTGACGGCTGTGTTCCTGGCTCTGGGGTTGGGGATCCTGGTAGGGATTACGGTGGTTGATGATGAAGCCCTGGTCAATGAGCAGAAATACTTAATTGACCGCCTGGAAGAAGAGTTCAGGTCGATAAGGGGGCAAAATGCCCTCCTGCGCCAGGAAATAGCCAGGCAGCAGCAGGATAAGGCTGTGCTGGAGCAGTTCGCGCAAACCGCATTGCCGTATGTTATTAAAGACCGTTTAAAGGGTAAGAGAATAGCCATCGTGCAGACCACCGGTACCCCTTTACCGGATGGGCTGGCCGCCAATTTGGAGCTGGCCGGCGCCGAAATAGTATCTTTAATCGATTTGAATACTATCTTTAGACAGGACGACCGGCCCCTTAAAGCAATACCGGAAGGTGAAAAAGACGAGGCACCCATGGCTATCGCAGGGCCCGTGCCGGAAATGGTGGAAATGGTGTGGACCTGGCTGTCTTTGCCGGGGGAAGCAGCCCCTGAAGCAGGCAGCATTCCATTAGACGCAGTGATTGTCCTGGGGGGTACCGCTACCAGGGAAGATATGCTTTGCGAAGAGCTGGACTTGCCGCTGATCTCCTTGTTGCGGGAAAAAGGAATCATCGTAGCCGGTGTGGAGGTCTCGGGCATGCCCTATTCCTACCTGCCCCATTACCGGAAGTGGGCGGACATTACGGTGGAAAGAGTGGATACGGTTTATGGACAGGTGGCTTTGATCTGGGCTTTGATGGGGTTTCCGGGCTATTACGGCACCAGTGGGGAGGCCTGGGGTTTACTGCCGCCTGTGGACGACGCTTAA
- a CDS encoding histidinol-phosphatase — protein sequence MQKRRTDYHVHPNYSIDASPVTMYEYCEKALQLNLAEICFTTHVELDPVREQVENFVYVDGRRVPVHDPHWLDRYFQELLEVRERFNEEGLTVRAGVEIGYCPGVEKDIERMIDNYPFDYVLGAIHCLDHISISSKKESPVYFRRKSVTQMAQAYFRVLMEAVQTGLFDCIAHVDLYRRYGYSFYGDAVFTAHRGFIEPVFAEMARRGMGLEINTSSRRRGLQDFHPAEEILSLAAQHGIAIFTVGSDAHSLAELGGDIDEALALLERYRLENYVFTQRKPCPTRDAA from the coding sequence ATGCAGAAACGGAGAACGGATTACCATGTACATCCCAACTATTCCATTGATGCTTCGCCGGTTACCATGTATGAGTATTGTGAGAAAGCATTACAATTGAACCTGGCAGAGATCTGTTTTACTACCCATGTGGAACTGGACCCGGTCAGGGAGCAGGTGGAGAATTTTGTTTATGTGGACGGTCGCCGGGTTCCGGTCCACGACCCCCATTGGCTGGACCGGTACTTTCAAGAATTACTGGAGGTGCGGGAAAGGTTTAATGAGGAAGGTTTGACGGTGCGGGCCGGGGTCGAAATCGGGTATTGCCCCGGTGTAGAAAAAGACATCGAAAGAATGATAGACAATTATCCCTTCGATTATGTGCTGGGGGCGATTCATTGTCTCGATCACATTTCCATTTCCTCCAAGAAAGAAAGCCCGGTTTACTTTCGGCGGAAAAGTGTCACCCAAATGGCCCAAGCCTACTTCCGGGTGCTGATGGAAGCGGTCCAAACCGGCTTATTTGATTGCATTGCTCATGTGGATCTCTATCGCAGGTACGGTTACAGCTTCTACGGGGATGCCGTTTTCACGGCCCATCGAGGATTCATTGAGCCGGTTTTTGCGGAGATGGCACGAAGGGGAATGGGTCTGGAAATTAATACTTCCAGCCGGCGCCGCGGGTTACAGGATTTTCACCCGGCGGAAGAAATTCTTTCATTAGCCGCCCAGCATGGCATCGCCATTTTTACCGTCGGATCGGATGCCCATTCCCTGGCGGAGCTGGGCGGGGATATTGATGAGGCTCTGGCGCTGCTGGAGCGGTACCGGCTGGAAAATTATGTCTTTACCCAAAGGAAACCTTGTCCTACCCGTGATGCTGCATGA
- a CDS encoding nicotinate phosphoribosyltransferase, protein MNWKEITTLKQVEEFQVQPERLFFSADHDEIRSGVTTDIYFIRTLEILSHLGLSDTEVVAEVFGRREGILAGVEEVKNLLKEKPVQVWSLPEGAPFKAKEVVMRIQGPYSQFGAFETVLLGMLASSSGWATAARAAKEAAGDKPVICFGARHVHPAVAPVMERAALVGGCDGASCILGAKLVGREPQGTVPHAVFLIVGDTVETAKAYHQWMPANAKRVILVDTFKDEAEEALRLAHALGEALDGIRLDTPSERGGVTPDLVREIRFRLDAQGFHRVGIFVSGGLSPERISILSEAGASAFGVGSYISGAAPIDMTMDLKMVNGQPIAKRGRLPGLTASERLIRIL, encoded by the coding sequence TTGAACTGGAAAGAAATCACCACATTGAAACAGGTTGAAGAATTTCAGGTGCAGCCTGAACGGTTGTTTTTTTCCGCTGACCATGACGAGATCCGGAGTGGGGTCACGACTGACATCTATTTTATTAGGACTTTGGAGATACTGTCCCATTTGGGCTTATCTGATACCGAGGTGGTGGCGGAGGTCTTCGGCCGCAGGGAAGGTATTCTGGCCGGGGTGGAGGAAGTGAAAAACCTCCTCAAGGAAAAGCCGGTGCAGGTATGGTCCCTGCCGGAAGGAGCTCCTTTTAAGGCAAAAGAAGTAGTGATGAGGATTCAAGGCCCCTACAGCCAGTTTGGGGCTTTTGAAACGGTTTTGCTGGGCATGCTGGCCAGTTCTTCCGGGTGGGCCACGGCAGCCAGAGCGGCTAAAGAAGCGGCCGGTGACAAGCCCGTTATTTGCTTTGGTGCCAGGCATGTGCACCCGGCGGTGGCGCCGGTGATGGAGAGAGCGGCGCTGGTGGGTGGGTGCGACGGAGCCAGCTGTATTCTTGGTGCCAAGCTGGTCGGCCGGGAACCCCAGGGGACAGTGCCTCATGCCGTGTTCCTCATTGTCGGCGACACCGTAGAAACGGCTAAGGCTTATCATCAATGGATGCCTGCCAACGCCAAGCGGGTCATCCTGGTGGATACTTTTAAAGATGAGGCGGAAGAGGCCCTGCGGCTGGCTCATGCCTTGGGAGAAGCACTGGACGGTATTCGATTGGATACTCCCAGCGAGCGGGGCGGGGTGACCCCGGATTTGGTACGGGAAATTCGTTTCCGTCTGGATGCCCAAGGGTTTCACCGGGTGGGCATCTTTGTCTCCGGAGGACTGTCCCCGGAGCGGATCAGTATCCTGAGTGAGGCCGGTGCATCTGCTTTTGGTGTCGGCAGCTATATTTCAGGGGCTGCTCCGATTGACATGACCATGGATTTGAAGATGGTGAACGGTCAGCCGATTGCCAAAAGGGGACGCTTGCCCGGCTTGACCGCATCAGAACGCTTAATACGGATTCTTTAA
- a CDS encoding glycosyltransferase: MPVIIAAVFGIGILLHFFAFLVGLSRIRSIQGGREPEGISVIKPVKGVDAEAYENFKSFCCQQLSVPYELIFALQDPQDPALPLIEKLKHEYPEVDIRITVNPVKHPWTGKCSNLYYGLQLAKYDCLVLSDADMRVAPDFISRITSQLYGRGLGLVSALPIHVEARGFWALVYQLHLNATILAQWLPWASVFKLGVAGGTVAIKREVLEQIGGIEAIGDYVVEDVQLGFLVKEAGYGIAVGPEIYSPVGAKTKEDAVSLMARGAIIYRRMLHLALEVPYLVVAYFYLPLLLAGIMFLEPSFLWAAGIHLGCKMLTGFLISRTAGTSGAETLCIPIADCLFLYIYVRTVVSGDLTWRGISYRVDGKGRRLTS; encoded by the coding sequence ATGCCGGTCATCATAGCGGCCGTTTTCGGCATAGGTATCCTGCTGCATTTTTTTGCTTTTCTAGTCGGGTTGTCCAGGATCAGGAGCATCCAAGGAGGCCGTGAACCCGAGGGCATTTCCGTCATTAAACCCGTCAAAGGGGTAGACGCAGAAGCATATGAAAATTTTAAATCTTTTTGTTGCCAGCAGTTATCTGTTCCCTACGAGTTAATTTTCGCCTTGCAGGATCCCCAGGACCCGGCCTTGCCGTTAATTGAGAAGCTCAAGCATGAGTATCCGGAGGTGGATATCCGCATTACCGTGAATCCGGTCAAGCATCCCTGGACCGGCAAGTGCAGCAACTTGTATTACGGCCTTCAACTGGCCAAATACGATTGCCTGGTGTTAAGTGATGCTGATATGCGGGTGGCTCCTGATTTCATCTCCCGGATTACCTCGCAGCTGTACGGCCGGGGATTAGGGTTGGTCTCGGCTCTTCCCATTCATGTGGAGGCCAGGGGATTCTGGGCTTTGGTTTACCAACTGCATCTCAACGCCACCATTTTGGCTCAATGGCTCCCCTGGGCTTCGGTATTCAAATTGGGAGTGGCCGGCGGGACAGTGGCCATCAAGAGAGAGGTTTTGGAGCAAATTGGGGGCATCGAGGCCATAGGCGATTATGTGGTGGAAGATGTGCAGTTAGGTTTTCTGGTGAAAGAAGCGGGATACGGCATCGCCGTTGGTCCGGAGATCTATTCCCCCGTGGGAGCGAAAACGAAAGAAGATGCGGTGAGTCTCATGGCGCGAGGTGCCATCATCTACCGGAGGATGCTGCACCTGGCTCTGGAAGTTCCTTATTTGGTGGTGGCTTATTTTTACCTGCCGTTACTGCTGGCCGGTATCATGTTTCTGGAGCCGAGCTTTTTGTGGGCTGCAGGTATACATTTGGGGTGCAAAATGCTCACCGGCTTCCTGATTTCCCGTACCGCCGGTACTTCCGGAGCGGAAACCTTATGCATACCGATTGCTGATTGCCTGTTTCTTTATATCTATGTCAGAACGGTTGTTTCCGGGGATTTGACCTGGCGGGGTATCTCTTACCGGGTGGATGGCAAAGGCAGGCGGCTGACATCGTAA